A single Lysinibacter sp. HNR DNA region contains:
- a CDS encoding UDP-N-acetylglucosamine--N-acetylmuramyl-(pentapeptide) pyrophosphoryl-undecaprenol N-acetylglucosamine transferase — protein MTTYLLAGGGTAGHVNPLLAVADEIRETEPRAQIVILGTTEGLESRLVPARGYDLLTIPRVPFPRRPNRAALTFVPKYLSAVRQVAGIINRHSVDVVVGFGGYVSAPVYRAAQKTSTPFVIHEANAKPGLANVVGARRTKFVGVAFEGTPLPHSRFVGMPLRKEIAALRTETAGSEAHAHFGLDPSRKTLLVTGGSQGARQINNGIAGAAQKIVDHGFQILHVWGERTEIADPGIDHYSIIAYSDRMDLALSVADAAVSRAGSATVSELTGLGIPTVYVPYPVGNGEQRYNVAGLVAVGGAMLVDDANFTPEWVENNLVPLLGDVSKLNSMAERAAQHGVLDGTQRTLALIHEAIGLS, from the coding sequence ATGACCACATACCTGCTCGCAGGCGGCGGGACCGCTGGCCACGTGAACCCTCTCCTAGCCGTCGCGGACGAAATTCGGGAAACCGAGCCCCGTGCTCAGATAGTGATTTTGGGAACCACAGAGGGTCTTGAATCCCGGCTGGTTCCCGCTCGCGGATACGACTTGCTCACCATTCCCAGGGTGCCCTTTCCCCGCAGACCAAACAGGGCAGCTCTCACCTTTGTGCCCAAATATTTGAGTGCGGTAAGGCAGGTCGCGGGGATCATCAACCGTCATTCTGTAGATGTGGTTGTGGGTTTTGGAGGGTATGTGTCCGCGCCGGTGTACCGTGCGGCGCAGAAGACCTCAACACCGTTTGTTATTCACGAGGCCAACGCAAAGCCTGGACTGGCAAACGTCGTTGGTGCTCGCCGCACTAAGTTTGTTGGCGTAGCCTTTGAGGGAACTCCCCTTCCTCACTCGCGTTTTGTGGGGATGCCCCTGCGTAAAGAAATTGCTGCGCTTCGGACAGAAACGGCGGGGTCCGAAGCCCACGCCCACTTCGGCCTTGACCCCAGCAGAAAAACCCTCTTGGTGACCGGGGGCTCCCAGGGGGCGCGGCAGATAAATAATGGGATTGCGGGAGCCGCTCAAAAAATTGTGGATCATGGCTTTCAGATCCTGCATGTCTGGGGAGAGCGGACTGAGATTGCGGATCCTGGAATTGATCACTACTCAATCATTGCCTATTCCGATCGAATGGACCTAGCCCTGTCGGTGGCGGACGCTGCTGTCTCGCGCGCAGGATCCGCCACCGTGAGCGAGCTGACCGGGCTCGGGATTCCCACCGTATACGTTCCCTACCCGGTGGGAAACGGTGAACAACGATATAACGTGGCGGGTCTTGTTGCGGTTGGTGGGGCCATGCTGGTGGACGACGCCAATTTCACACCCGAGTGGGTTGAGAACAATCTGGTTCCCCTCCTCGGTGATGTGAGTAAGCTTAATAGCATGGCTGAACGCGCAGCTCAGCACGGGGTTCTTGATGGAACTCAGCGGACACTGGCCCTGATACACGAGGCAATTGGCCTTTCCTAG
- the ftsW gene encoding putative lipid II flippase FtsW, with product MAIPPPASDDQASTPREDGSRLAAFQARMFLGKTRRRESGTYFLVLGTTLFLVAIGLVMVLSSSAITSFASGDSGFFGAFLRQGTFALIGVPLMLVISRFPISFWKKWAWHFLGAGILLQLLVFVPGIGISSYGNQNWIRLGPLTGQPSEFLKLGLIVWMGFILWRKQDRLRDWKHALIPVFPAAVLAIGLVVLGADLGTGIIMFAIFMSALYFANVRMRILAIPLIFGALAVAAMTVLSPNRVARILNFAGDSCDASTDISGLCWQPLHGLWAIANGGVLGVGLGNSKAKWLWLPAAENDYIFAIIGEELGMVGAIVVILLYLVLTFALIRVMRNARDLFGTVVTGSILVWIVGQAFVNIGVVIGLLPVLGVPLPLLSSGGTALVSCLLGIGVVLSIARDSNHKPEDDALNDTLGARSWAPRVPA from the coding sequence ATGGCGATTCCGCCTCCCGCTAGCGACGATCAGGCCTCTACACCACGCGAAGACGGTTCACGATTAGCAGCTTTTCAAGCTCGGATGTTTCTGGGTAAAACTCGGCGTCGGGAGAGTGGAACTTACTTTCTTGTGCTGGGTACCACGCTCTTCTTGGTGGCGATTGGTCTGGTGATGGTTCTTTCTTCGTCAGCGATTACATCGTTTGCGTCGGGGGATTCAGGGTTTTTTGGAGCATTTTTAAGACAGGGAACGTTCGCGTTGATCGGTGTTCCCCTCATGCTTGTTATCAGTAGATTCCCGATATCTTTCTGGAAGAAGTGGGCCTGGCATTTTTTGGGTGCCGGCATTCTTTTGCAATTGCTGGTGTTTGTTCCCGGTATCGGTATTTCAAGCTATGGGAATCAGAACTGGATTCGATTGGGACCATTAACCGGGCAGCCCTCTGAGTTTCTTAAATTGGGTCTTATCGTGTGGATGGGGTTTATTCTGTGGCGTAAGCAGGATCGGCTTCGTGATTGGAAGCACGCTCTCATCCCGGTCTTTCCGGCCGCTGTCTTGGCAATTGGTTTGGTGGTGCTTGGTGCTGACCTGGGCACGGGTATAATCATGTTTGCGATTTTTATGTCCGCTCTTTATTTTGCGAATGTGCGGATGAGAATTCTTGCGATTCCGCTGATTTTTGGAGCGCTTGCGGTTGCGGCAATGACGGTTCTCAGCCCCAATCGTGTGGCGCGTATTCTCAATTTTGCGGGTGATAGCTGCGACGCCTCAACCGATATTAGCGGGCTGTGTTGGCAGCCTCTCCACGGCCTGTGGGCCATCGCAAACGGTGGAGTTCTTGGTGTTGGTTTGGGAAATTCCAAGGCCAAGTGGTTATGGCTTCCCGCCGCCGAGAACGACTATATCTTTGCAATTATCGGCGAAGAGTTGGGAATGGTCGGAGCTATTGTTGTGATCTTGCTTTATTTGGTGCTCACCTTTGCCCTGATCCGAGTGATGCGTAATGCCCGAGATCTTTTCGGAACTGTTGTGACCGGAAGTATTCTTGTGTGGATTGTTGGACAAGCATTTGTTAATATTGGTGTTGTGATTGGCTTGCTCCCGGTGTTGGGTGTTCCCCTTCCCCTGCTGTCATCGGGAGGGACCGCATTAGTTTCGTGTCTACTTGGAATCGGTGTTGTGCTTTCGATAGCAAGAGATTCCAACCACAAACCCGAAGATGACGCGCTCAACGATACCTTGGGGGCGCGAAGTTGGGCACCCAGGGTTCCCGCATAG
- the murD gene encoding UDP-N-acetylmuramoyl-L-alanine--D-glutamate ligase yields the protein MSDTAARVSSLTSWHQDWSGLRVAVLGLGVTGFSVADTLAELGCTVTVIAAHGDPDRERLLSVIGVSFVADPSDEAQLLQLQEINPDLVIVSPGYRLEHPLPEWASSQGITVWGDIQLSWRLRDKVGTPADWIVITGTNGKTTTTGLTAHMLRTAGLRVAPVGNIGTPVLDALRDPGGFDVLVVELSSFQLSRLGHIEPYSSVCLNIAPDHLDWHGSLEQYIAHKAIVYENTLHACVYNRADPVTERMVENADVVEGARAISFGLDTPQPSGIGIVDGVLCDRAFLAERRSQALEITTIGRLRELGLDAPHTVQNILAAAALARSYGVTPEQIAAALENFTLGAHRLERIALSRGVLWINDSKATNPHAASAALRSFSSVVWILGGVLKGVDVNSLVAEHSGRLRGAIIIGLERGDLLAAFKRHAPDVPLFEVSPRETEDIMVAAVTRASEIAQPGDTVLLAPAAASQDQFESYEDRGIRFTRAVQEYLGGEADGDSASR from the coding sequence GTGTCTGATACAGCCGCACGAGTCTCCTCCTTGACCAGCTGGCACCAGGACTGGAGTGGGTTGCGGGTGGCGGTGCTTGGCTTGGGGGTCACCGGATTTTCGGTAGCGGATACCCTGGCTGAGCTGGGTTGTACTGTAACGGTTATCGCGGCGCACGGTGACCCTGATCGTGAACGCCTCCTCTCCGTTATCGGTGTCTCTTTTGTGGCAGACCCGAGCGACGAAGCTCAGCTTTTACAATTGCAAGAGATAAACCCCGACCTGGTTATTGTGTCTCCCGGGTATCGTCTTGAGCATCCGCTCCCCGAATGGGCTTCCTCGCAGGGCATTACCGTGTGGGGTGATATCCAGCTCTCATGGCGGCTTCGTGACAAGGTGGGAACACCCGCCGACTGGATTGTCATAACGGGTACCAACGGTAAAACCACAACAACGGGGCTTACTGCCCACATGCTTAGAACCGCCGGGCTGCGGGTAGCCCCTGTGGGTAATATTGGCACTCCGGTTCTTGATGCCCTGCGGGATCCAGGGGGTTTTGATGTGCTGGTTGTGGAGTTGTCAAGTTTCCAGCTTTCCCGGCTGGGACATATCGAGCCCTACTCGAGTGTCTGTCTTAATATTGCTCCGGACCATCTTGACTGGCACGGCTCGCTAGAACAGTACATCGCTCACAAGGCAATCGTGTATGAGAACACCCTCCACGCTTGTGTCTATAATCGGGCCGATCCGGTTACCGAGCGTATGGTAGAGAACGCGGATGTGGTGGAGGGGGCCCGGGCTATTAGCTTCGGTCTGGACACCCCACAACCGAGTGGGATAGGAATTGTGGACGGTGTTCTGTGTGACCGTGCTTTTTTGGCGGAGCGTCGCTCACAGGCGTTAGAAATTACCACGATTGGACGGTTGCGTGAGCTGGGTCTTGACGCCCCCCATACCGTTCAGAATATTCTTGCGGCAGCGGCGCTCGCTCGCTCCTATGGGGTGACTCCTGAGCAGATTGCCGCAGCCTTGGAAAATTTTACACTGGGCGCGCATCGCTTGGAACGCATTGCTTTGTCTCGCGGCGTGCTCTGGATTAATGATTCCAAAGCGACAAATCCGCACGCGGCATCCGCGGCGCTCCGTTCTTTTTCAAGCGTGGTGTGGATACTCGGGGGAGTGTTGAAGGGAGTGGATGTGAACTCCCTGGTGGCTGAGCACTCCGGGCGACTTCGAGGGGCAATTATTATCGGACTGGAGCGCGGTGATCTTCTTGCCGCGTTCAAGCGACACGCCCCCGATGTGCCGCTCTTCGAGGTCTCTCCGCGCGAAACTGAGGACATAATGGTAGCAGCCGTTACCCGAGCTTCGGAGATCGCTCAGCCGGGAGATACCGTTCTTCTGGCACCGGCGGCTGCATCCCAGGATCAATTTGAGAGTTATGAAGACCGCGGCATAAGGTTTACCCGGGCCGTACAGGAGTATTTAGGAGGTGAGGCGGATGGCGATTCCGCCTCCCGCTAG